The genomic window CGTGGGGTCGCTGGAGAGCTGGAGCTCGCGCCGGAAGGTACGCCCGTGCGCCTGCGCCTCTCCCCGCACCTGGCGCACCGCCTTGACGAGCGAGGTGCCCTCGGCGAGGACGGAGACCGCGAGCACGACGTACGCGACGAGGTAGCCGCCCGACTCACCCTCCCCGCCGAGGATCGAGCGGATCCCGTCGACGATCGAGAACAGCGAGCCCGCCACGAAGATCCCGAGCGCGGCCAGCAGCGACCAGAAGAAGCGCGTCTTGCCGTAGCCGAAGGGGTGGTGGGCGTCCGCGGGGCGCCGCGACGCCCGCAGGCTGCGCAGGAGGAACACCTCGTTCATGGTGTCCGCCACCGAGTGCGCGGCCTCGGCGAACATCGCCGACGAACCGCTGACCAGCCCGCCCACGAGCTTCGCCACGGCGATCGCCAGGTTGGCCGCGAGCGCCGTCAGCACCGTCGCCGTGCTCTCCCCACCCCCGGACGGCTCGGCGGGGGCGGGCGGCGACTGCTGCGCGGGCGGCTGGGAGGTCTCCACCTGGCAGGACTACCCGTGGACCGGCCGCCCGATCCGCTCGCCGGTGGAGGAGTCCGTCACGCCGTGGCGAGGGCGGTGAGGCGCGACAGCGTCCGCAGGTACTTCTTGCGGTAGCCGCCGGCCAGCAGCGCCGGCGGGAAGAGCTGGTCGAGCGGGATCCCGCTGGCGCGTACGGGAATGTCCCTGTCGTAGAGCCTGTCGGACAGCACGACGAGGCGCAGCGCCGCGCTCTGGTCCTCGACGGGCGCGACCCCGCGCAGGTGCACGGTGCGGACACCGTCGAGCAGGGCGCCGTAGCGGCTGGGGTGCACGCGCGAGAGGTGCGCGAGCAGGTCGGGGAACTCGTCGAGCGTGGCGCCGGGCGTCGCCGCGGCCGAGGCCGCGACCTGCTCGTCCGTCAGCGGAGGCGGAGCCGTCGGCACACCGCGGTGCCGGTAGTCCTCGCCGTCGATGCGCACCGAGTCGAAGCGGGCCGCCAGCCCCTGGATCTCGCGCATGAAGTCCTGGGCGGCGAACCGCCCCTCCCCCAGCGCCTCGGGCAGCGTGTTGCTCGTCGCGGCCAGCTGCACGCCCGCCTCGGCGAGCCGGGCGAGCAGCGTCGAGACGAGCACGGTGTCGCCAGGGTCGTCGAGCTCGAACTCGTCGATGCAGACGAGGGTGCTGCCCTGCAGGGCCTCGACGGTGCCGGAGAAGCCCAGCGCTCCCACGAGGTTCGTGTACTCCACGAAGGTGCCGAAGACCTTCGGCCCGGGAGCCGCGTGCCACAGCGAGGCGAGCAGGTGGGTCTTGCCGACGCCGAAGCCGCCGTCGAGGTAGACCCCGCGCGCGGCCGCCGCCTCCTTGCCGCGGCGGAAGAGCCCGCGCTTCGCGCCAGGCCGTCCCACGCGGCCGGCGAACGCCTCGAGGGCATGGAGGGCGGCTGTCTGGGAGGGCTGCGCAGGGTCCGGCCGGTAGGTCGCGAAGCTGACCCCGGTGAAGTGCGGCGGCGGCACCAGCTCGGCGACGAGCCGGTCGGGAGCGACCTGCGGCTGCCGGTCGGCGAGGCGGGGCAGGTCGGCAGCAGGCACGGGCAGCGAGTCTACGGGGGGTGGCACGATGGCGCCCGTGCGCCAGATCTTCCCCACGCCGCTCGACGACCTCGACGACGACGCGCTGTTCGCGGCGTACGCCCATCCCGAGGAACGCCTGTGGGTGCGCGCCAACATGGTCTCCTCGCTCGACGGCGCCGCCTCGTTGGAGGGGCGCAGCGGCGGGCTCTCCTCCCCCGCCGACAAGCGCGTCTTCCGCGTGCTGCGCGCCCTCGCCGACGTCGTGCTCGTCGGCGCCTCGACCGTCCGCGCCGAGGGGTACGCCGCGGTGCTCCCCAAGGAGACCGCCCCCGAGCGCCGGGCCGCGGCCGGCCAGCCGCCGACCGCAGCGATCGCCGTGGTGACCCGCTCGCTCGACCTGGACCTGGGGTCGCGGCTCTTCTCGGGACCGCGGCGCTCGCTCGTCGTGACGTGCGCGGCCGCCGGCGAGGAGCGGCTGGCGGCGGCGGCCGAGGTGGCCGACGTCGTCGTCGCCGGGGACGACGGCGTCGACCTGCGCCGCGCCGTGGACGCGCTCGCGGAGCGGGGGCTGCGCCGCGTGCTGTGCGAGGGCGGCCCGGGCGTGCTGGCCCAGGCCGTCGCGGCCGGCGTCGTCGACGAGCTCTGCCTCACGCTCAGCCCGCAGCTCGCGGCCGGCAGCGCCAGCCGCATCCTCGCCGGACCCGCGCTGGACCCGGCCGTGCGGTTCCGGCTCGCGAGCGTCCTGCAGGAGCAGGACGAGCTGCTGCTGCGCTACTCCTGCTCCTGAGCCTCCTTGCGCGGGCGCCCCGGCCCGCGCTGCTCGCGCGCCGCCGCCGGCAGCCGGCCGGCCTCGGACAGGGCGCGCCGCAGCAGGAACTCGATCTGCCCGTTGGTGCTCCGCAGGTCCGCCGCGGCCCAGCGCGCGAGGGCGTCGTGCACCGCCGGGTCGAGCCGCAGCAGGACCTGCTTGCGCTCGGAGGGCATCAGCCGGTCGTCACGCGTACAGCGAGCCGGTGTTGACGACCGGCGTCGCGTCTCGGTCGCCGCAGAGCACGACGAGCAGGTTGCTCACCATGGCCGCCTTGCGCTCCTCGTCGAGCTCGACGACCTGCTCGGCGGCGAGCTTGTCCAGCGCCATCTGCACCATGCCGACCGCGCCCTCGACGATCCGCTGACGGGCCGCGACGACGGCCCCGGCCTGCTGGCGGCGCAGCATCGCGGAGGCGATCTCCGGCGCGTACGCCAGGTGGGTGATGCGCGACTCCACCACGTGCACGCCGGCCGAGGCCACGCGCGCCTGGATCTCGGCCGAGAGCCGCTCGGTGATCTCGTCGGCGTTGTCACGCAGCGACAGGCGCTGCGGGTCCGAGGAGTCGTACGGGTAGCCGTTGGCGATGTGCCGCACCGCGCTGTCGGTCTGGATCGAGACGAAGCGCACGAAGTCGTCGACCTCGAACAGCGCCTGCGCGGTGTCCTCGACCTGCCACACGACGACGACGGCCATCTCGATCGGCGTGCCCTCGACGTCGTTCACCTTCGCCACGTCGCTCTGCAGGTTGCGGATCCTCGTGGAGACGCGGCTGCGCTTGGTGAGCGGGTTGACCCAGCGCAGGCCCTGCGTGCGGATCGTGCCGCTGTAGTGGCCGAACAGCTGGACCACGCGCGCCTGCCCGGGCGAGACCTGGACGAGGCCGCCGAGGGTGACCAGGCCGACGGCCGCCACCAGGAGCCCGACCACGACCGAGGTGCCCGAGACCGCCGACGAGTCGGCCTGGCCCCCGGCGACGGCCAGCACCACCCCAGCGACCAGCGCGGCGAGCGCGGCCAGCAGCAGCGGCACCCCCGGCAGGTGGTGGGCGGGACGCTCGACGACCCGCGGCGCCGGCATGGCGACCTCGGGTGCGCTCTGCTCGAGGGACATCGGGGGACCTCCTCCGCGGGCGACCGTCGCCCAGCTATCAAAGTGATAGCACTTTTCTGGACGGAGGACCAGCGCGGCGCGCTGGCCCGTACGCCGGCGGCCGGTAGCGTGCCGGTCGTGGAGCAGTCGAGCGCGGCGCGCCTCGAGGCCGAGCTGCGGCCGGCCTGGGCACGGGTGACCGCCGGCGAGAGCCGCATCGCCTCCACGCTCGCCGTCGCCGTCGCCATCGGCCTGCAGACCGCGGTGCCCGAACGGCTCACGCTCTCGCGCAGCTGGGTGCTGCCGGCCATCGAGGCCGTCCTCCTCGTCGCCCTCGTGGTCGCCAACCCGGTCCGCATCACCCGGTCCTCGCCGCGGCTGCGGGTCCTCAGCCTCTCCCTCGTGGCGGTCGCCGCCCTGGCGAACACCTGGTCCGCGGCCGCGCTCGTCCACCAGATCGTCACGGGCCACCACGCGACCGAGCGGGCGACCCCGCTGCTCGTCACCGGCGCCTCGATCTGGCTGACGAACGTGCTGGTGTTCGCCCTGTGGTTCTGGGAGCTCGACCGCGGCGGGCCCGCCGACCGGGCGGCGGGGCTGCGGCACGACCGGCCCGACTTCGCCTTCACGCAGATGACGTCGCCGGACCTCGCGCCCCCGGACTGGGAGCCCGGGTTCGTCGACTACCTGTTCCTCGGGTTCACCAACGCCACGGCGTTCAGCCCGACGGACACGCTGCCCCTGTCGCCGCGGGCGAAGGCGCTCATGGTCCTGCAGTCGGTGGTCGCGCTGACCACGGCGGCGCTCGTCATCGCGCGGGCGGTCAACATCCTGCAGTGAGCCGCCGCACCGCCGCGGCTGTCGGCCCCCCGTGCCAGGATGCGGGCGTGGACCTGCCCGTCATGCCGCCCGTCGCGCCAATGCTGGCGAAGGCCGTCAAGGACGTCCCCGAGGGGGCCTACGTCTACGAGCCGAAGTGGGACGGCTTCCGCTGCGTGGTGTTCCGCGACGGCGACGAGGTCGAGCTGGGCTCGCGCAACGAGCGGCCGCTGACGCGCTACTTCCCCGAGGTCGTCGAGGCGGTCAGGGCGAACCTCCCCGCGCGCTGCGTCGTCGACGGCGAGGTCATCGTGCCCGCGGGCAGCGGGCAGCGCCTCGACTTCGAGGCGCTGCTGCAGCGGATCCACCCGGCCGTCTCGCGCGTCACGAAGCTGTCCCAGGAGACCCCCGCGGCCTTCGTGGCCTTCGACCTGCTGGCGCTCGGCGACGAGGACCTCACCGGCCGCCCCTTCGAGGAGCGGCGGGCCCTGCTCGTCGAGGCGCTCGGCGGCGTGCAGGCGCCGGTGTTCGTCACGTCGGTGACCGAGGACCCGGCGCAGGCGCGGCAGTGGTTCGCGCAGTTCGAGGGCGCCGGGCTCGACGGCGTGGTGGCCAAGCCCAAGGGCGGGGCCTACCAGCAGGACGTGCGGGCGATGCTCAAGATCAAGCACGAGCGGACCGCCGACTGCGTCGTCGCCGGGTTCCGCTGGCACAAGTCCGGGCCCGTGGTGGGCTCGCTGCTGCTGGGGCTCTTCAACGGCGAGGGGCAGCTCCAGCACGTGGGCGTCAGCGCGTCGTTCACGATGGCCCGGCGCCAGGAGCTCGTCGCCGAGCTCGAGCCGCTGCGCGAGGGTGCGCTCGAGGGGCACCCGTGGCAGCAGTGGGCCGAGGCCGAGGCGCACGAGAAGGACCGGTTGCCCGGCGCCCAGTCGCGCTGGAACGCCGGCAAGGACCTCTCGTGGGTGCCGCTGCGCCCGGAGCGCGTCGTCGAGGTGAAGTACGACGCCATGGAGGGCAGCCGCTTCCGGCACACCGCGCACGTCCTGCGCTGGCGGCCCGACCGCGAGCCGTCGAGCTGCACCTACGACCAGCTCGAGGTCCCGGTGAGCTACGACCTGGCCGACGTTCTGTCCGGGGCCAGCGGGGAAGGGAGTGGATCATGACCTCGATCCTCGTGCTCACCGAAGAAGCCCTCACCGCGCACGACGTCGAGCGGATCGCGACGCTGCACGGCACCGACCAGGTGAGCGTCCACCTGCTCGTCGCGCCCGAGGACCGGCGCGACCTCGTCGACGCGCTGGACGACGTGGCGCTCGGGCGGCTGCCGGGGCGCGGGCGGCCCGACGGCGTACGCGGCGAGCAGGCCGTCGAGCAGAGCCGCGACGCGCTCGCCGCCCGGGGGCTCGCCGTGACGGCGCAGCTGAGCGGGGGCGACCCGGTCGCCGAGGCCGCCGGCGCGGCGACCGACGAGATCTGGGTGGTGACGCCGCCGCACCTGGTGGAGGAGGCGCTGCACCGGGACTGGGCCTCGAAGCTGCGCGAGCGCACCGGACGCCCGGTGCTCCACTTCGTGTCCGGGACCGACCGGGTGGTGTCCTGACCCGCGCTCAGCCAGGCGGTGGGGACGACTGAGGGGGACCGCTCGGTGAGCGGTCCCCCTCAGGTGCTGCGTGTGCGAGCCGGCTAGAGCCGGACCCGCTTCGGGTTGGCGAGGCTGGTCTCCTGCTCGCACACCCGGACGTCGGACTCGTCGTGGCGCGTACCCATGCGATCTCCCCCTGCCTGACCGATGTCCCCGTTGTCATCGGCATCAACGACCCGGTCACCCTATTCATGCCCAGACCAGGGCTTGAGCCCACGAGAGCCGCGTCACACTCCCGGGTCAGCAGGACCACCCGTCCGGGCTCAGGACCCCGTAGCAGCGTGCAGGGCGTCGCGCACGCTGCGTGGCTCCCGCCCGAGCAGCCGGCCGAGGAGGGGGTCGGTCCCCGCGAAGTACCCCTGCTCGGCCGCCTGGAAGATGCCCAGGGTGAAGCGGGCCCGCCCCTCGGGCAGCCCCGCCGCGACCGCCTCTGCCACCCACTGCTCGGGGTCGACCAGCTCCACGGCGACCGGCTTCCCGGCGACCTCGCCGGCGATCTCGGCGACCTGGGCGAACGTCGGCGCCGCTGCCGCCGTCAGGGTGGCGGGACCGTCGTACGCCCCGGCGGAGAGCAGCACCGCGGCCGCACCCTCGGCCTCGTCCTCCCGCGCGGTCCAGGACACCGGACCGTCGCCGGGGATGCGGATCCGGCCGGTCTGCCTCCACGGCCCGAGCAGGAACGCCAGGCTGTGCGCGTAGAACCCGTTCCGCAGCGAGGTCCACGGGAGGCCGGAGCCGGCGAGGAGCTCCTCCGTGGCGGCATGCGTGCGGGCGGCCGGGAACGGGGACGCGGCCGACGCCCCCTGGTGGCTCGTGTAGAGCACCCGCCCGACGCCGGCCTGCGCGGCCGCCTCGATGGCACCGCGGTGCTGGGCGACCGGGTCGCCGGTCGGGTCGTTGGAGGAGACGAGCACGAGCTGCTCGGCGCCGGCGAAGGCGGCGCGCAGCGACTCCGGCCGGGCGTAGTCGCCGCGGCGGACCTCCACCCCGCGGTCCGTGAACCGCGCGGCGCGCGCGGGGTCGCGGGCCACCACGGCGAGGGCGCCGGGCTCGACGTGCTGGAGCAGGTGGTCGACGGTGGCGCCGCCCAGCGCCCCGGTCGCTCCGGTGATGACGATCATGCGGGTCTCCGTTGCTATCGGTGGAAACAGCAAGACGCTAACAGCGGTAGCACAGTGGTAGCAAGACGGCGGTAGCGTTGGTACGTGACCGAGGCCCCCACCCGCCGCACCGACACCCGCACCCGGATCGTCGAGGCCGCCGCGCGCCTGCTGCAGGAGGGCGGTCCCGCGGCCGTCACGACGCGGGCGACGGCGGAAGCAGCCGGCGTCCAGGCGCCGGCCATCTACCGCCTGTTCGGCGACAAGGAGGGCCTGCTCGAGGCCGTGGCCGAGCACGTCCTCGCGACGTACGTGTCGAGCAAGGCGCAGGTCGTGCGCGCCGCGGCGGCGCAGGACGTCGACCCCCTCGAGGACCTGCGCGCGGGGTGGCAGAGCCAGCTCGACTTCGAGCTCGCGAACCCCGCGCTCTCCCGGCTCATCCGCGACCCTGCGCGCGCCCTGCGCTCTCCCGCCCTGCAGTCCGGCATGCGCGTGCTCGAGGCGCGCGTGCACCGGCTCGCGGTCGCCGGCCTGCTCGCCGTGCACGAGCGGCAGGCCGTCGACGTCATCGCGGCGGCCGGCAGCGGCACGGTCTCCGTGCTCCTGGCCACCCCGCCCGAGGAGCGGGACCTCACGCTGGCCGACCGGATGCTCGATGCCGCCCTCAGCCAGATCCTCGTCAGCGGCCCGGTCCGCGGAGCGGCGGGGGTCCGTCCCGCCGCCGTGGCGCTGCGGGCGTCGGCCGCCGGGCTCACGGCGCTCAGCGAGCCGGAGCGCGCGCTGCTCGTCGAGTGGCTCGACCGGATCGTCGCCGCCGGCTGAGCGGCACCCGACGTCGTGGGGAGCTCAGTCGTGCTTGGCCCGCGACGGCTGCACGCGCTTGGGCTCCCCCGGCATCTTCGGGAAGTTCGGCGGGTACGGTGCGTCCTCCAGCCCGCGGTCCGCGGCGTCGCGCTCGGCCCACTCGAGCAGCGGGGCGATGTCGACCGCGACCTCGTCGATGCCCGCGTGGACGTCGCCGAGCTCCGCGAAGCGCGGAGGCATCGTGACGAGCGTGAAGTCCGAGGGCACGGCGCTCTCCAGCTCCTCCCACGTCACGGGCGCCGAGACGTGGCCCTGGGGAGCGCGGACGGAGTACGCCGAGCGGATCGTCCGGTCGCGGGCGTTCTGGTTGTAGTCCAGGAAGATCTGCTCGCCCCGCTCCTCCTTCCACCACTTGGTGGTGACGAGCTCGGGCGCGCGGCGCTCGGCCTCGCGGGCGAAGGCGAGGGCAGCACGGCGTACGTCGGTGAAGCCGTGGTCGGGCTGGATCCGCACGTAGACGTGGATCCCGCGGTTGCCGCTGGTCTTCGGCCACCCGCGCCACCCGAGCTCGTCGAGCAGCGGCTTCACGACCTCGAGGGCGACGCGCCGCGCGTCCTCGAAGTCGGTGCCGGGCTGGGGGTCGAGGTCGAT from Motilibacter rhizosphaerae includes these protein-coding regions:
- a CDS encoding cation diffusion facilitator family transporter, giving the protein METSQPPAQQSPPAPAEPSGGGESTATVLTALAANLAIAVAKLVGGLVSGSSAMFAEAAHSVADTMNEVFLLRSLRASRRPADAHHPFGYGKTRFFWSLLAALGIFVAGSLFSIVDGIRSILGGEGESGGYLVAYVVLAVSVLAEGTSLVKAVRQVRGEAQAHGRTFRRELQLSSDPTVKTVVAEDSAAVLGLGLAATGLALHQLTGHSWWDGLAAVLIGLVLAVVAAVLGWENANLLIGETARAELVVGCYDAIAEVPGIERVIELLTMHLGPDEVLLAARVDLEDSLPAGRIEDLSTAVETQLRERWPEVTQVFLDPTRGQGETAARTRAYIDQLRAEV
- the zapE gene encoding cell division protein ZapE produces the protein MPVPAADLPRLADRQPQVAPDRLVAELVPPPHFTGVSFATYRPDPAQPSQTAALHALEAFAGRVGRPGAKRGLFRRGKEAAAARGVYLDGGFGVGKTHLLASLWHAAPGPKVFGTFVEYTNLVGALGFSGTVEALQGSTLVCIDEFELDDPGDTVLVSTLLARLAEAGVQLAATSNTLPEALGEGRFAAQDFMREIQGLAARFDSVRIDGEDYRHRGVPTAPPPLTDEQVAASAAATPGATLDEFPDLLAHLSRVHPSRYGALLDGVRTVHLRGVAPVEDQSAALRLVVLSDRLYDRDIPVRASGIPLDQLFPPALLAGGYRKKYLRTLSRLTALATA
- a CDS encoding pyrimidine reductase family protein, translating into MAPVRQIFPTPLDDLDDDALFAAYAHPEERLWVRANMVSSLDGAASLEGRSGGLSSPADKRVFRVLRALADVVLVGASTVRAEGYAAVLPKETAPERRAAAGQPPTAAIAVVTRSLDLDLGSRLFSGPRRSLVVTCAAAGEERLAAAAEVADVVVAGDDGVDLRRAVDALAERGLRRVLCEGGPGVLAQAVAAGVVDELCLTLSPQLAAGSASRILAGPALDPAVRFRLASVLQEQDELLLRYSCS
- a CDS encoding SPFH domain-containing protein, whose product is MSLEQSAPEVAMPAPRVVERPAHHLPGVPLLLAALAALVAGVVLAVAGGQADSSAVSGTSVVVGLLVAAVGLVTLGGLVQVSPGQARVVQLFGHYSGTIRTQGLRWVNPLTKRSRVSTRIRNLQSDVAKVNDVEGTPIEMAVVVVWQVEDTAQALFEVDDFVRFVSIQTDSAVRHIANGYPYDSSDPQRLSLRDNADEITERLSAEIQARVASAGVHVVESRITHLAYAPEIASAMLRRQQAGAVVAARQRIVEGAVGMVQMALDKLAAEQVVELDEERKAAMVSNLLVVLCGDRDATPVVNTGSLYA
- a CDS encoding ATP-dependent DNA ligase; this encodes MDLPVMPPVAPMLAKAVKDVPEGAYVYEPKWDGFRCVVFRDGDEVELGSRNERPLTRYFPEVVEAVRANLPARCVVDGEVIVPAGSGQRLDFEALLQRIHPAVSRVTKLSQETPAAFVAFDLLALGDEDLTGRPFEERRALLVEALGGVQAPVFVTSVTEDPAQARQWFAQFEGAGLDGVVAKPKGGAYQQDVRAMLKIKHERTADCVVAGFRWHKSGPVVGSLLLGLFNGEGQLQHVGVSASFTMARRQELVAELEPLREGALEGHPWQQWAEAEAHEKDRLPGAQSRWNAGKDLSWVPLRPERVVEVKYDAMEGSRFRHTAHVLRWRPDREPSSCTYDQLEVPVSYDLADVLSGASGEGSGS
- a CDS encoding indole-3-glycerol phosphate synthase, which codes for MTSILVLTEEALTAHDVERIATLHGTDQVSVHLLVAPEDRRDLVDALDDVALGRLPGRGRPDGVRGEQAVEQSRDALAARGLAVTAQLSGGDPVAEAAGAATDEIWVVTPPHLVEEALHRDWASKLRERTGRPVLHFVSGTDRVVS
- a CDS encoding NAD(P)H-binding protein → MIVITGATGALGGATVDHLLQHVEPGALAVVARDPARAARFTDRGVEVRRGDYARPESLRAAFAGAEQLVLVSSNDPTGDPVAQHRGAIEAAAQAGVGRVLYTSHQGASAASPFPAARTHAATEELLAGSGLPWTSLRNGFYAHSLAFLLGPWRQTGRIRIPGDGPVSWTAREDEAEGAAAVLLSAGAYDGPATLTAAAAPTFAQVAEIAGEVAGKPVAVELVDPEQWVAEAVAAGLPEGRARFTLGIFQAAEQGYFAGTDPLLGRLLGREPRSVRDALHAATGS
- a CDS encoding TetR/AcrR family transcriptional regulator; this encodes MTEAPTRRTDTRTRIVEAAARLLQEGGPAAVTTRATAEAAGVQAPAIYRLFGDKEGLLEAVAEHVLATYVSSKAQVVRAAAAQDVDPLEDLRAGWQSQLDFELANPALSRLIRDPARALRSPALQSGMRVLEARVHRLAVAGLLAVHERQAVDVIAAAGSGTVSVLLATPPEERDLTLADRMLDAALSQILVSGPVRGAAGVRPAAVALRASAAGLTALSEPERALLVEWLDRIVAAG
- the ligD gene encoding non-homologous end-joining DNA ligase; amino-acid sequence: MASPFVEVEVEDRVVKVTNPDRVYFRDGGHTKLDLVQYYLSVGDGIVRALYERPCMLQRFPDGADGERVYQKRVPPSHPDWLQTVRVAFPSGRHADELCVTHLADVVWCVQMSTVEFHPWHSRRADTERPDELRIDLDPQPGTDFEDARRVALEVVKPLLDELGWRGWPKTSGNRGIHVYVRIQPDHGFTDVRRAALAFAREAERRAPELVTTKWWKEERGEQIFLDYNQNARDRTIRSAYSVRAPQGHVSAPVTWEELESAVPSDFTLVTMPPRFAELGDVHAGIDEVAVDIAPLLEWAERDAADRGLEDAPYPPNFPKMPGEPKRVQPSRAKHD